The genomic DNA CGCCGCTTTAAGGTTCTCTGGGGATTTATCATGGCTTGGAGGCTTGGTCATCCGAAGAGGAGTCGTAGAAGCCGTTGATTCTGGCGATGATACTGGTTGTTCGGCTTGTGCGGTATCGATACTGTAACCACCGATGCATACCAAAAGAAATGCTGCTGGTTGGAGTTACCTCCAATCAGCAAAAATGGGCAATCACTACAAAGAGCCTTTTGGGGAAACGGAGGACGATGTCATACCCAGAGTGACAACACCCCGGCGGTCTTGTTTCCAATATTTTGGATCGAACACCCGCTCCGGGGATTCTGTCGCCGAAACTGTCATTAGCGTCCTGgttccttctccctccccgaTTTTGGCTGACATTGTACTTACTGAGATATTGCTGTGAACTACTACTGATAGAACGCTGTTTCCCGAAAGAGCAGCCATGCCTTTCTATTGGATTTAATACAACACGACGTTGAACAGTCCGAGCATGGTGAAGACAACATCTGCGAGTAGCTGCATTCAACATCATCGtttcttctctcctctttGAATAAAATTAGTGGATTATATGAAAACATATAAATAAAAAATTGAGTGTTAATTGCAGAACTATTACCCTTAACAAGGCCTGGGAATTTGTCCACGACACACTATTTAACCAATTCTCATGGCCGCTATGACGCCACAAATCTGGAAGGACGGTCCGAATCTGACTGTCATACGGAGAGAGGTTCCGGAGAGAGTACACCGGAGCAGTGCGCCCCGGAGTCGGAACCAGAGGGAAGCTGGAGAGTGTCAAATGCCGTCGGATATTGGTAAGAGGAGGCAAATAGGGGGAGAGAAGGGAATAGAATAAGGCGCATGGAGGACAGGTATCCGGTAGTAGAAGAAATGTGCCTGCAGACAGTGCTCCgatatgtactccgtatccTGTAGCTGTATCCGTTGTTGTGCTTGAAGCGTCATAGCCCCACCATTCTATGACAGTACGAATATGTGACTGACGTAGATATGAAATAAATAGCGGACCACTGGCACAGCAACTTTTCGGAGTTGGATGACGGTTTCCCCGACTGCTGCTGTGTCGGCATCGACACTAGACCCGGTCGATCTTGTTTCCGTCCgaatgtactctgtagatcGTAGTTCTGTAGACTCTCGGACTCTTACAGGTACTCCGTCCGAGTTTCAATAATTGATATCGACAAGACGCTGTATATCGGCCGAGAAAGGAGTATTTGCCGAGTTTTATATCTCATCTGCGGGCTGGCTTGCGGTCCGCATCGTATTCCGGTTCTCGCTCAGAACATGGGAATCAGCTTAAAAAATGCTTGCGTTTCCATGCTGCAAGATTTTTACATTCTGTACCATTTGTGAGAGAAATTTTATTATCATGAATGCCACCCCGAACTCAACGCCGCATTCGTACGAAGTGGACGTTTATCAGGAAGGCCTCCGTGATAAAAGACCGGCAATCACCTTCAATGCCTTTGAATGGGAGAAATTAGCTAAAGAGCGACTTTTGGCAGAGAGTTTTGGATATGTCTGGGGTTCTGCCGGATCTCGCGAAACCGATGGCAACAACCGGGCAGCCTTTAAGAGATGGGGAATTGTGCCCTCCCGTCTGGTGAAATCCGACTTTCCGAGCTTAAAGACTACCTTGTTCGGTGACGAATACAATTATCCAATGGCTATTGCGCCGGTAGGAGTCCAACGGATTGGATTGTGTGGATTCCAACGCTTCTAAAGTGACTAACTGTGTGTAACAGTCATTTGAGGATTTCTACTTCCAGACCATAGGCGAGATATGACGGCCAGAAGCCAGATCAAAAAGCTATTCATTTTTAGCAGTGAGAATTTTCTGAACGGTCCCTTCCTCGGCCTTCACTTAATATTTACATCGCTGAAAGCACTGCCATAATCTGATGACATCAGTAAACGGGAGCCTTGCTAACATGTCTGAAGCAAACTGGCGTATGAAGTATTTAAATTTCGGAAACTGAGATACTTCCTAGGAACATTAATAGTCAACCCGTCTCCGGAGGCGCAGCCCGCCAGTTGTAACAATGTGCCTTGGTTTAGTGCGTCATCAGCTGGCGGCAAGAAGAGCACTCTCATTCGTTACTAGGGATAAGGAGTTAGGCCAATCCATTCTAATTAGCGATTGAAACAGCAGCGCACATCCACTTGTGTCTGGCCTAGCCTGATAACATAAGCCTTCCGTTAGACACGACCTGAATCCTATTGGGCATAGTGTCTGTAGAACGACTGTGCCGCAGTGAATTTTAGCGCCAAAGTATAGTATATCGTCTTACATCCATTCATGCTGTCCTTGTAATGTTGGAAGTGTGTCAGGCTTATCCTTGTCTGGATTGGTCGACGTCCTGCTATATTTAAAAGAAGATTTGGCATGAGTGTCTCCACCTTCCGGGTGGTTCCGGACGG from Aspergillus chevalieri M1 DNA, chromosome 1, nearly complete sequence includes the following:
- a CDS encoding uncharacterized protein (COG:C;~EggNog:ENOG410PG98;~InterPro:IPR000262,IPR013785;~go_function: GO:0003824 - catalytic activity [Evidence IEA];~go_function: GO:0016491 - oxidoreductase activity [Evidence IEA]); this encodes MLAFPCCKIFTFCTICERNFIIMNATPNSTPHSYEVDVYQEGLRDKRPAITFNAFEWEKLAKERLLAESFGYVWGSAGSRETDGNNRAAFKRWGIVPSRLVKSDFPSLKTTLFGDEYNYPMAIAPSFEDFYFQTIGEI